In the Plasmodium gaboni strain SY75 chromosome 13, whole genome shotgun sequence genome, ataaataaactATTCGAAATGcaaaaaaatttaatcGCAAAACATATAGATGatatacatttaaaatggattcaaaatgaaaaaaatagaaatatattaatcCAAACATTTCATAATTcaatatattcataataaaaaaatatattaaatgacAAAGACAATACATACCAAGcatttgataatataaatttacaacataacattaataattctttagaaaatacaaaacaaaaaaaattaaaaggCAAATTATCATACTTATTCATATGATTTCCTAAGAAGCACATACAAAAGAGTAACTGAATTctgaaaaataataatgtcTTATAAAATCCATTTAAATCACTttaatgaagaaaaaaacaaagaAACATGTctaaatgaaaaatatgatgaaaataataaaaataaataaacattttttttgaaaaacaaaaaattatatagacaggatatatatcaaaaaatattaaacatatataagaatgtgatataaagaaaaggtttaaattttttttagatGAACAAAAATTCAAATAGAATAACCACGAAATGAAGCAAAattaataacaaaataatattaaattgGAAGGAGATctaaaagtaaaaaaaaaaaaaaaaaatttatacGTTGTCcaattttatattacataagtgttaatttttataagttctataaaaaaaaatgtatataaataaaatattttttcatttagACATGTTtctttgtttttttcttcattaaAGTGATTTAAATGGATTTTNNNNNNNNNNNNNNNNNNNNNNNNNNNNNNNNNNNNNNNNNNNNNNNNNNNNNNNNNNNNNNNNNNNNNNNNNNNNNNNNNNNNNNNNNNNNNNNNNNNNAAAAGTAAAAAATTGAAgtaaacatatatatacctaATAATGCATAAATATTGgaagatatatattttatctttacaattcacatatatatatatatatatatatataatatatatgatgaatGCAATTTAATAATAGTAACCACTGGAACTATAACAAAGCGATAAGAATATTATGAAGGTGTTATAAGAGTTATGAATAAAATCATTCCTATCTCTTGAAACTCTCTTCTTTTActattaattataaaaataaataatttctataatcttaatatttatatatatatttcttttttcatatattataagaaaaagaaCTTATGTATACtcttaatattttatttttaaattatttcGGGTAATAGTTTctatatgttttttatgtgtagtaaaataaaaagtatagtatatattttatttgtatgCATAACTACTAAAATATTTGGgggggaaaaaaaaataaataaatatatctaaatattaatgcatatatatgcatagagatatatatttagatatataatataatatcttataataaaaaaaaaataaaataataataaagtaaaaatatatatatatatatatatattagttTTTACTTCTAATAAGTaactaatatatatttaattatatcataatattggatatatcttattacatttaatgatataatataaaatacaatGCCCATATAATACAACTTCATATTtgttacatatataatatataatgtatataaatatatgaagtatatgtataaatatatatatataatatatgtattatattgCACACTAGTTATATATAGAGagaatttttatttatctttaaatattatggaatatatatatatatatatatatatatgttttattatattataatgtgtcttataaaatacatataatatattatttatatatatatatgttttattatattataatgtgtcttataaaatacatataatatattattcattttgttaacgaatattaaaatgtatatgtatttatatatatatatatatatatatatatatatatatatatgtgtaatatatatatatttttttaaaatacttcatgttttgtatattattttggTACATAACATTGAAGATACTTCtctaaaaaaaatatatttatggcaaaaaaaaaaaaaaaaataaataaaataaaaaagagaGAAAAACAGAAAAAATTCTGATATAATAATCTCTTTTTcattgtaatatatatatatatatatatatttatatttatatatataattatgtttatacttatatatttatatctatatttttgtatggcaaaaatatatgtatattatggcatacatatacacacatataCATTCATCACATATAAAcatgaatattataatatgtaaaattAATACATGTGTTTTTTTACTACATACATTTATATAgcatatatttatataaatacataaatattacatatatattacatatataaatatatttggttcttttttttttttttttctgcaaaaaaattaaacatTGTGATGTGGATCATCAGGTTTTACGGGTAAAGCAGGTATTGGCttgaatatataagaatCAACAACATCAACAAGAAATTGACTTACTCTTGCTGATGCATCCTTATATTGATCATCTGTAAATTTAACATCCTTGACATATTCATAGGTGTCAAATAACATTCTCACCAATTTCTTATCATGCATGATACGCTTCTTCTCCTTAACTTCTCTTGCATGATCAACATTAATAGAAACTTCTTCTATTACTCTTTGTTCAACCCATAAATAATCGTCAACTTTCTTAATGTAATCTTCGGTAACTTCTTTGTCGGtacaaaaagaaattaaacGATCACTTATTCTGTTGACAATGTTATCTTGGATATGTTCTTCAATAAGAAAATAGTTATACCTATTTTGATTCTTGCGAACATATCTCCTGATACTAACCCTATCCTTAAGAGCATAATTAAACTTCTCAGGATCTTTACTAAGGGTCATCAACAAATAAATGTAATCGCTGCAGGCATGGAACTCAATATCCCCAACTTTTCTAATACGAACTGAGAGAGGGGCATGAGTTTCATGTTCATAGTGATAATCATGTGCAAAAAAGTTTCAGGATCAACGTGGGATACAAATAAggaaagaaaatatatatataaaaaaagaaaaaaaaaaaaaagcaaatggatataaataaaaactgtagaagaaatataaaaaaaaataagattGTAAATAAgaacaataaaatattcagTAAATATGTAATTTATTTGTAGTATCTTATctgaataaataaacacttacatataaatataaataaataaatatatatattttaacaCATACAAAAGTAAAACTTTCAATTTGAACATATAAAAACTTAAATATGtgaaaaaataagaaaatgtaaaaaaaaaaatatatctaataataattattatttatagaa is a window encoding:
- a CDS encoding gamete antigen 27/25 — protein: MTLSKDPEKFNYALKDRVSIRRYVRKNQNRYNYFLIEEHIQDNIVNRISDRLISFCTDKEVTEDYIKKVDDYLWVEQRVIEEVSINVDHAREVKEKKRIMHDKKLVRMLFDTYEYVKDVKFTDDQYKDASARVSQFLVDVVDSYIFKPIPALPVKPDDPHHNV